A window of the Desulfovulcanus ferrireducens genome harbors these coding sequences:
- a CDS encoding bifunctional folylpolyglutamate synthase/dihydrofolate synthase, producing the protein MYSKFLNFRQVQAYLKQLGLFRMDLGLDRVETGLQALNLTHHHPPVVHIVGTNGKGSTAIFLDFLAREYGLKTGLFTSPHMLTVRERIKINSRFLSTSEWVNLANKVLTNCSNIALTYFEFLTLVASLAFTREKVDLAIFEAGLGGTYDSTNIFESILTVLTSIDQDHIDVLGQSLEEIAKDKAGAIKSASVVSAPQKQEALKAIKQRVKEKDVSFFYVPSFFDHDEKITFNKAPYLEFTSEDLGLKGEFQTINAQTAILAWWVLCQENNWPFDDKKIKKALKKAFLSGRMQLVNKKPQVILDAAHNPAGLISLKNSLTKINKLPRTIIFTCLKDKQTDKMFDLINSFKARVIVPELQNNPRSLSKKEIKKYLKQNMDFSPNVGQALDLALTMPGPILICGSIYLLAEVFTIKPDWFNKSLW; encoded by the coding sequence ATGTATTCAAAATTTTTAAATTTTAGACAAGTTCAAGCATACTTGAAACAGCTTGGCCTATTTCGGATGGATCTGGGACTTGACCGGGTAGAAACCGGACTTCAGGCCTTGAACCTGACTCATCACCATCCACCCGTGGTGCACATAGTGGGCACCAATGGCAAGGGTTCCACCGCAATTTTTTTAGATTTCCTGGCACGAGAATACGGGTTAAAAACAGGACTTTTTACCTCCCCGCACATGTTGACTGTCAGAGAAAGGATAAAGATAAATAGCCGATTTCTATCAACTTCTGAGTGGGTGAATCTAGCCAACAAGGTTTTAACCAACTGCTCAAACATCGCCCTAACCTACTTTGAATTTTTAACCCTTGTGGCAAGTCTGGCCTTTACCCGGGAAAAAGTTGACCTGGCAATTTTCGAGGCTGGCCTGGGAGGAACTTATGATTCAACTAATATCTTTGAATCTATACTGACTGTTTTAACCTCCATCGACCAAGACCATATAGATGTCCTCGGCCAGAGCCTGGAGGAAATAGCCAAGGATAAAGCCGGGGCCATAAAAAGTGCAAGTGTTGTAAGCGCCCCCCAGAAACAAGAAGCCCTCAAGGCAATCAAACAAAGGGTAAAAGAAAAAGACGTCTCCTTCTTTTACGTCCCTTCCTTTTTTGACCACGATGAAAAAATCACCTTTAACAAGGCCCCCTATCTGGAATTCACTTCGGAGGATCTGGGATTAAAAGGAGAGTTTCAGACAATTAATGCCCAAACAGCTATTCTGGCCTGGTGGGTTTTGTGTCAAGAAAATAATTGGCCGTTTGATGATAAAAAAATAAAAAAAGCCTTAAAAAAAGCCTTCTTGTCCGGCCGGATGCAGCTCGTGAATAAAAAACCTCAAGTCATCCTGGATGCAGCCCACAATCCAGCGGGCCTTATCTCTTTAAAAAACTCCCTGACCAAAATAAACAAACTGCCGCGGACAATCATCTTCACCTGTCTTAAAGACAAACAAACAGATAAAATGTTTGACCTTATCAACTCTTTCAAGGCGCGGGTTATTGTACCGGAACTTCAAAATAACCCCCGGTCCTTATCTAAAAAAGAAATAAAAAAATATTTGAAACAGAATATGGACTTTAGCCCCAACGTAGGCCAGGCTCTTGACCTGGCACTGACCATGCCCGGACCAATACTTATTTGCGGTTCAATTTATCTTCTGGCAGAAGTGTTTACGATTAAACCTGATTGGTTTAATAAGTCGCTTTGGTAA
- the selA gene encoding L-seryl-tRNA(Sec) selenium transferase — MNTKNLFKHLPSVDAILNAISSEKIVANLPRPLVRDLVNDFLNLCREEIRSQIITNGEQLKLENLKPKIMAYIRAHSRPHFRRVINGTGVVIHTNLGRSILAESAIEAVVHACRHYSNLEFSLKTGKRGSRYSHVEELLCRLTGAEAGLVVNNNASAVLIILDTLAKGKEVIVSRGQLVEIGGSFRIPEVMAKSGAILREVGATNRTHLRDYEKAIGPETAALLKVHTSNYRIIGFHKEVQLKELVALGQKYGLPVLEDMGSGNLFDFSASGYSFMHEPTVQQVIKAGVSVVSFSGDKLLGGPQAGIILGQKEVIDKIKKNPMNRAVRIDKMTLAALEATLRLYLDMDLAREKIPTVNMITLSEQELKQKARRLKNRLARRLKDHLELKLIPNHSRVGGGAFPEQDLPTTLVAIRPRQMSIEDLKNRLLHTEPPLVGRLEDDYFCLDPRTIALSEYNLVCEAIEQAVVGG, encoded by the coding sequence ATGAACACAAAAAACCTATTCAAGCATCTTCCTTCTGTGGATGCAATTTTAAATGCCATAAGTAGCGAAAAGATAGTCGCCAATCTTCCCAGGCCACTTGTCCGGGATCTTGTCAATGATTTTTTGAATCTGTGCCGGGAAGAGATCCGCAGCCAGATCATTACCAATGGCGAGCAGTTGAAGCTAGAAAATTTGAAGCCAAAAATCATGGCCTATATCCGAGCCCACAGCCGCCCCCATTTTCGCCGGGTAATTAATGGCACCGGGGTGGTTATTCATACCAATCTGGGACGTTCCATCCTGGCCGAATCAGCCATTGAGGCAGTTGTCCATGCCTGCAGGCATTATTCCAATCTGGAATTTTCCTTAAAGACCGGTAAACGGGGCAGCCGTTACAGCCATGTAGAAGAGCTTTTGTGCCGCCTGACCGGGGCCGAAGCCGGTCTTGTAGTAAACAATAATGCCTCGGCTGTACTCATTATCCTGGACACCCTGGCCAAAGGCAAGGAGGTAATCGTTTCACGCGGGCAACTGGTGGAAATCGGAGGATCTTTTCGTATCCCAGAGGTCATGGCCAAAAGCGGAGCCATCTTGCGCGAAGTCGGGGCGACCAACAGAACCCACCTGCGCGACTATGAAAAGGCCATTGGCCCGGAAACGGCGGCCTTGCTTAAAGTGCATACATCCAACTACCGCATCATCGGCTTTCACAAGGAAGTGCAATTAAAAGAATTGGTTGCCTTAGGCCAAAAATACGGGTTACCTGTTCTGGAGGATATGGGCAGCGGTAACCTCTTTGATTTTTCTGCTTCTGGCTATTCCTTTATGCATGAGCCCACTGTTCAGCAGGTGATCAAGGCAGGTGTTTCGGTAGTCTCTTTTAGCGGAGACAAACTTCTGGGCGGGCCCCAGGCCGGAATTATCCTCGGTCAAAAAGAAGTCATTGATAAAATCAAGAAAAATCCCATGAACCGTGCCGTGCGCATAGATAAAATGACCCTAGCAGCTTTAGAAGCTACTTTGCGCCTGTATCTGGACATGGACCTGGCCCGGGAAAAGATACCCACAGTAAACATGATTACTTTATCTGAACAGGAACTTAAGCAAAAAGCCCGGAGACTAAAAAACAGGCTGGCCCGACGCCTAAAAGACCATCTGGAATTGAAACTTATTCCCAATCACTCCAGGGTCGGGGGCGGAGCTTTTCCAGAGCAGGACTTGCCTACGACTCTTGTGGCCATAAGGCCCAGACAAATGAGTATCGAAGACTTAAAAAACAGACTCCTGCACACAGAACCACCCTTGGTGGGCAGACTGGAGGATGATTATTTTTGCCTGGATCCGCGAACCATTGCCCTCTCAGAATATAACCTGGTCTGCGAGGCCATTGAACAGGCGGTCGTGGGTGGATGA
- a CDS encoding UDP-glucuronic acid decarboxylase family protein, with protein MQKGEFKGLVRKRILVTGGAGFIGSHLCQKLLELGAEVLCCDNYFTGQKDHIRQLQDHPRFELLRHDITFPLYVEVDEIYNLACPASPIHYQFDPVQTTKTCVHGSINMLGLAKRVKAKIFQASTSEVYGDPEVHPQTEDYWGRVNPIGPRSCYDEGKRCAETLFFDYHRQHGVEIKVARIFNTYGPNMHPNDGRVVSNFIIQALQNLPITVYGKGEQTRSFCYVDDLVDGILRLMHTPKDFTGPVNLGNPAEITIMELAEKIIHLTGSKSEIIFKPLPVNDPQKRKPDITLAKKALSWEPKIPLEEGLKKTIAYFENLLRRKNGS; from the coding sequence ATGCAAAAAGGCGAATTTAAGGGGCTGGTGCGAAAAAGGATATTAGTAACCGGAGGAGCAGGATTTATCGGCTCGCATTTATGTCAGAAACTTCTGGAACTTGGGGCCGAAGTTCTTTGTTGCGACAATTATTTTACCGGCCAAAAAGACCATATTCGCCAACTGCAGGATCATCCCAGGTTTGAACTCTTGCGTCACGACATTACCTTTCCACTATATGTAGAAGTGGATGAAATCTACAACCTGGCCTGCCCGGCATCGCCCATCCACTATCAATTCGACCCTGTACAGACCACAAAGACCTGTGTTCACGGAAGCATCAACATGCTGGGGCTGGCTAAAAGGGTTAAGGCAAAAATCTTTCAGGCCTCTACCAGCGAAGTCTATGGTGACCCGGAAGTACATCCGCAAACCGAGGACTACTGGGGACGGGTAAATCCCATTGGCCCCAGGTCATGCTATGACGAAGGCAAAAGATGTGCCGAGACCCTGTTTTTTGACTACCACCGCCAGCATGGGGTGGAGATCAAGGTAGCCAGGATTTTTAACACTTACGGCCCGAATATGCACCCCAATGACGGGCGGGTAGTAAGCAATTTTATTATCCAGGCCCTGCAAAATCTACCCATTACTGTCTACGGAAAAGGTGAACAGACCCGCTCTTTTTGCTATGTGGACGACCTTGTTGATGGTATCCTGAGGCTTATGCATACACCCAAGGACTTTACCGGCCCTGTCAATCTGGGTAACCCGGCAGAGATCACTATCATGGAACTGGCGGAAAAGATTATTCATCTTACAGGCTCCAAGTCGGAAATCATTTTTAAACCACTTCCTGTTAATGACCCGCAAAAAAGAAAACCGGACATTACTCTTGCCAAGAAAGCTCTTTCCTGGGAACCTAAAATCCCCCTGGAAGAGGGGCTGAAAAAAACCATTGCCTACTTTGAAAACCTTTTGAGGAGGAAAAATGGATCTTGA
- a CDS encoding aminopeptidase: MDLEFEPKNCWQVFDTPEHLSQMEQLAKEYVHFLSACKTERETIDFVRSEGLKYGFKEDFAQDKVFKIHRDKTIFLARKGKQPLANGVRLLGAHADSPRLDLKQRPLYEECQVALAKTHYYGGIRKHQWLARPLALHGVVIKTDGTKIDIVLGEDPGDPVFTIADLLPHLAHKQVTKKVTEAFEAEKLNVILGHSPALEEEKLGSVEETEEAGHKSKGKNLVKQKIIKLLHQKFGLIEEDLYSAELMAVPAGPARFVGLDEALIGGYGQDDRVCVFTGLKAFLAQEEPEYTQVLIFWDKEEIGSDGSTGAKSLFLEYCFEDLIESWEPKTNLRTLFQNTKAISADVHAALDPDYQDVHEKLNASLLGHGPVFCKFTGHRGKYGANDAHAEYVAWLRNILNKAGIPWQMAELGKVDIGGGGTVAKFLAIYGLDIIDFGPGVLAMHSPFEITSKADIYATYLAYKEFFQAK, encoded by the coding sequence ATGGATCTTGAATTTGAACCTAAAAACTGCTGGCAGGTCTTTGACACCCCGGAACATTTAAGCCAGATGGAACAACTGGCCAAAGAGTATGTGCATTTTTTATCTGCCTGCAAAACAGAAAGAGAAACCATAGACTTTGTCCGCTCTGAAGGTTTAAAATATGGCTTTAAAGAAGACTTTGCACAGGACAAAGTCTTTAAGATCCATCGCGACAAAACTATCTTTTTAGCCCGCAAAGGAAAGCAACCCCTGGCCAATGGCGTCCGTCTTTTGGGCGCACACGCCGATTCCCCCAGATTGGATCTGAAACAGCGGCCATTATATGAAGAGTGCCAGGTAGCACTGGCCAAAACCCACTATTATGGCGGCATCCGCAAACATCAGTGGCTGGCCAGGCCTTTGGCACTGCACGGCGTGGTTATAAAAACCGACGGGACAAAAATAGATATTGTTCTGGGCGAAGACCCTGGTGACCCGGTTTTTACCATAGCGGATCTTTTACCCCATCTGGCCCATAAACAAGTAACGAAAAAAGTTACCGAAGCGTTTGAGGCTGAAAAACTGAATGTAATCTTGGGCCATAGCCCGGCACTGGAAGAAGAGAAGTTGGGAAGTGTGGAAGAAACTGAGGAAGCAGGACATAAAAGTAAAGGGAAAAATCTCGTCAAACAAAAAATCATCAAGCTGCTGCATCAAAAATTTGGACTGATAGAAGAAGACCTGTACTCGGCAGAACTCATGGCCGTACCTGCCGGTCCCGCCAGGTTTGTTGGCCTGGATGAGGCCTTAATCGGCGGTTACGGGCAGGATGACCGCGTCTGCGTATTTACAGGCTTAAAAGCCTTCCTGGCACAAGAAGAGCCGGAGTACACTCAGGTACTCATCTTCTGGGACAAAGAGGAAATAGGTTCAGATGGTTCCACAGGAGCCAAGTCTTTATTTTTAGAGTACTGCTTTGAAGACCTGATTGAGTCCTGGGAGCCGAAAACCAATTTACGGACACTGTTTCAAAACACCAAGGCCATTTCAGCTGATGTACATGCGGCCTTGGACCCGGATTATCAAGACGTGCATGAAAAGCTCAATGCATCTCTTCTGGGGCATGGACCGGTTTTTTGTAAATTTACCGGACACAGGGGTAAATACGGAGCCAACGATGCCCATGCCGAATATGTGGCCTGGCTGAGAAATATTCTCAATAAAGCAGGGATTCCCTGGCAAATGGCCGAACTGGGCAAAGTGGACATTGGCGGGGGAGGCACCGTGGCCAAATTTCTGGCCATCTATGGTCTGGATATCATTGACTTTGGTCCCGGAGTACTGGCCATGCACAGCCCGTTTGAGATTACCAGCAAAGCCGACATCTATGCCACCTATCTGGCTTATAAAGAATTCTTTCAGGCAAAATAA
- a CDS encoding EamA family transporter encodes MNIQALFFIFISALFHMGWNLCVKNSPQKQIFIWWMFVTTLILFLPLALWHLPIWKTMPLSSVFACLGASLMYSFYQLCTGKAYQKGELSLVYPLTNLTPLFVPIWASWFLGEYLSLSGITGIFLTTFGAILLQWERKSTSSSKQVKKDKKPVFWALAASLFASIGSVFDKAGVDRLSAPLVYPYITLMIFFMLSFLSIVVWKKSSSTAMLAEIKKLPGQIFLGGVFLAGSVLFFRYGMKVCPISYAVALRKAGIVLSVWLGAIIYRESQIALRTVASVIIVVGILLLRM; translated from the coding sequence ATGAACATCCAGGCCCTGTTCTTCATTTTCATCTCAGCCCTTTTTCACATGGGCTGGAACCTCTGCGTCAAAAACAGTCCTCAAAAACAAATATTCATCTGGTGGATGTTCGTCACCACTTTAATACTTTTTCTTCCCCTGGCCCTATGGCACTTGCCAATATGGAAAACCATGCCTCTTTCCTCTGTGTTTGCCTGTTTAGGAGCCAGCCTGATGTACTCTTTTTACCAGCTATGTACTGGCAAGGCATATCAAAAGGGAGAATTGTCCCTGGTCTATCCTTTAACCAATCTTACGCCCCTGTTTGTTCCCATCTGGGCAAGCTGGTTCCTGGGGGAATACTTAAGTCTTTCCGGAATAACAGGCATCTTTCTAACAACCTTTGGAGCTATCCTGCTCCAGTGGGAACGAAAGAGCACCTCTTCTTCAAAACAGGTAAAAAAAGACAAAAAACCTGTTTTCTGGGCCCTTGCAGCCAGTCTCTTTGCATCTATTGGGTCAGTATTTGATAAAGCAGGAGTAGATAGACTGTCCGCTCCTCTTGTCTATCCTTACATCACTTTAATGATCTTTTTTATGCTCTCTTTTTTAAGTATCGTCGTATGGAAAAAATCTTCTTCTACTGCAATGTTAGCCGAAATAAAAAAACTTCCCGGGCAGATATTTTTAGGAGGAGTATTCCTTGCAGGCTCAGTGCTATTTTTCCGTTACGGAATGAAAGTCTGTCCTATCAGCTATGCCGTTGCCCTGCGCAAAGCCGGTATTGTCTTGAGCGTCTGGCTGGGTGCAATAATCTACAGAGAATCCCAGATCGCACTGCGCACAGTGGCATCCGTAATTATTGTCGTGGGGATACTTTTGCTGAGGATGTAA
- a CDS encoding deoxyhypusine synthase family protein: protein MTTISAFMEENFKHFNARETLEAARAWRELLDKGGRMLLAMAGAMSTAEIGISLARMIREDKVHAISATAANLEEDIFNLFSNKEYKMVPHYRDLTPEQERELRDQGFNRVTDTCIPESVMIHIEKILLDNWREAAAKGKPKFPWEFMYELLKTPGIERYFQIPPEHSWVYAAMEKGIPIYTPGFEDSTLGNVYCADVMRGKIPSHHGVRTGTEQMEHLAEWYQKQVEDGAPVGFFQIGGGIAGDFAICVVPMLIQDVKKKDTPYWAYFAQIGDSTTSYGSYSGAVPNEKITWHKLDTDTPRFMINSDASIVAPLIFMYVLGE, encoded by the coding sequence ATGACAACTATAAGCGCTTTTATGGAAGAGAATTTCAAACACTTCAATGCCCGCGAAACCCTGGAAGCGGCCAGGGCCTGGCGCGAGCTTCTGGACAAGGGCGGGCGCATGCTTTTGGCTATGGCCGGAGCAATGAGTACAGCAGAGATTGGCATCTCTCTGGCCAGGATGATCCGGGAGGACAAAGTCCATGCTATTTCCGCTACCGCGGCCAACTTGGAAGAAGATATTTTTAATCTTTTCAGTAATAAAGAGTATAAAATGGTGCCCCATTACAGGGATTTGACTCCTGAGCAGGAACGAGAACTTCGAGACCAGGGCTTTAACCGGGTCACTGACACCTGCATCCCGGAATCAGTTATGATACATATTGAAAAGATTTTACTGGATAATTGGCGTGAGGCCGCTGCTAAAGGCAAGCCGAAATTTCCCTGGGAGTTTATGTATGAATTGCTGAAAACCCCAGGCATTGAAAGATATTTTCAGATTCCGCCTGAGCACTCCTGGGTCTATGCGGCCATGGAAAAGGGGATACCGATCTATACCCCTGGCTTTGAGGACTCCACTCTGGGCAATGTCTATTGCGCTGATGTGATGAGAGGCAAGATTCCCAGCCACCACGGCGTGCGAACCGGCACCGAGCAAATGGAGCACCTGGCCGAATGGTATCAAAAGCAGGTCGAGGATGGCGCTCCAGTGGGCTTTTTCCAGATCGGTGGAGGTATTGCCGGCGATTTTGCCATATGCGTGGTACCCATGCTCATTCAGGATGTGAAGAAGAAGGATACTCCCTACTGGGCCTACTTTGCCCAGATAGGTGACAGTACTACCTCATACGGTTCGTACTCCGGGGCCGTGCCCAATGAAAAAATTACCTGGCATAAACTGGATACAGATACCCCGCGGTTTATGATCAACTCTGATGCTTCTATCGTGGCCCCACTTATTTTTATGTATGTTTTAGGGGAGTAA
- a CDS encoding glycosyltransferase family 4 protein: MSARSLKPHKIAFISSFLPRQCGIATFTSDLIAHASGASAGKLDAEIIAMEAADHFSYDDKVKLTIRRDQQRDYLTAADYINYSGVNLVSLQHEYGLFGGKAGSYICELLECLSMPVVTTLHTVLEKPDPQYRDALVRIASVSSKMVVMNQRGISMLRDSYGVPADKIEMIPHGIPDLPFEDSRPYKQSLGFRNRKIALTFGLLGRNKGIEWTIRALPEVVKRDPSILYLVLGATHPEVKRNDGEEYRLFLQRLVHDLGLERHVAFINRFTNDNELHQFLNAADYYLTPYLHKEQLTSGTLAFAVGMGKAVISTSYWYAEELLDDGRGILVPFRDYEAIAAALISLIDNPAACDTMRRSAFEYGRTMTWTRTGTTYWRLFQHLTAPAAPSAALDMEAAPTKRVTLKELPELRLDHFLRMSDDTGIFQHAMHTIPDRVHGYCTDDNARALEVMARCHHQYRDQESLRLLEIYFAFLLHARKPDGGFHNFMSYEREFLPPVRSEDATARAVCALGALIARPPRPSLAVLAQEAFLDAMAITDDFSLRGRAYEISGLADYLTGFPDDVRMRREMGKAANCLMRAYRQCATPDWAWFEDLLTYDNAALPHALFVASETLGNKIYRETALESCRFLIGATFTGNHFSFVGCNGWYPKGAEKARFDQQPIEATSTVRMLREAFAATGDVSFIKLMRKAFNWFFGHNDASVALFDFRSRGCYDGLTPDGVNLNQGAESLISYMLAYLSIEEEQNAVPAVKAANV; the protein is encoded by the coding sequence ATGAGTGCCAGGAGCTTGAAACCCCACAAAATTGCCTTTATCTCCTCTTTTTTGCCGCGGCAATGCGGCATTGCCACATTCACATCGGATCTCATCGCGCATGCCTCCGGGGCGTCTGCAGGCAAGCTGGATGCGGAAATCATCGCCATGGAGGCGGCTGATCACTTCAGCTACGACGACAAGGTCAAGCTCACCATTCGCAGGGATCAGCAGAGAGACTACCTGACTGCTGCCGACTACATCAACTACAGCGGCGTCAACCTGGTAAGCCTGCAGCACGAATATGGCCTGTTCGGCGGCAAGGCGGGAAGCTACATCTGTGAACTCCTCGAGTGTCTTTCCATGCCGGTGGTTACAACCTTGCACACGGTATTGGAAAAGCCAGACCCTCAATATCGCGACGCCTTGGTCCGTATTGCAAGTGTCTCCAGCAAAATGGTGGTCATGAACCAACGCGGCATATCCATGCTGCGTGATAGCTACGGAGTGCCCGCGGACAAGATCGAGATGATCCCGCACGGCATCCCTGATCTGCCTTTTGAAGATTCCAGACCATATAAGCAGAGCCTAGGATTCAGGAACCGAAAGATCGCCCTGACCTTCGGCCTGCTAGGGCGCAACAAGGGTATCGAATGGACCATACGCGCACTTCCCGAGGTCGTTAAGCGAGATCCCTCCATCCTCTATCTTGTACTCGGGGCCACGCATCCGGAGGTAAAACGCAACGATGGCGAGGAATACCGCCTCTTTCTGCAACGGCTGGTGCATGATCTGGGCCTTGAACGCCACGTCGCATTCATTAATCGCTTCACCAACGATAATGAACTGCATCAGTTCCTGAATGCAGCCGACTATTATTTGACGCCATATTTGCACAAAGAACAGCTGACCAGCGGCACGCTGGCCTTCGCCGTCGGGATGGGCAAAGCAGTGATCTCCACCTCCTACTGGTATGCAGAGGAATTGCTGGACGACGGACGCGGCATACTGGTTCCATTCCGGGATTACGAGGCCATTGCCGCGGCCTTGATCAGCCTGATCGATAATCCGGCGGCATGTGATACTATGCGCAGGAGCGCCTTCGAGTATGGTCGTACCATGACCTGGACCAGGACCGGTACGACCTACTGGCGTTTGTTCCAGCACCTGACGGCGCCGGCGGCTCCGTCTGCAGCCCTGGATATGGAAGCCGCGCCCACGAAACGAGTGACTCTCAAGGAACTTCCCGAGCTTCGCTTGGACCACTTCCTTCGCATGTCTGACGACACCGGCATCTTCCAGCATGCCATGCACACCATCCCGGACCGTGTCCACGGCTACTGCACCGACGACAACGCCCGCGCTCTGGAGGTTATGGCCCGTTGTCATCACCAGTATCGGGATCAGGAGTCGCTCAGGCTGCTGGAAATCTATTTTGCTTTTCTCCTCCATGCCAGGAAACCAGACGGGGGTTTTCACAATTTCATGTCCTATGAGCGGGAGTTTCTCCCACCAGTCCGGTCCGAGGACGCCACTGCAAGGGCAGTCTGCGCCTTGGGAGCGCTCATCGCTCGTCCTCCAAGACCATCTCTGGCCGTCTTAGCTCAAGAGGCCTTCCTGGACGCCATGGCCATAACAGATGACTTCAGCCTACGCGGCCGGGCCTACGAGATTTCCGGTCTTGCCGATTATCTCACGGGATTTCCCGATGATGTGCGCATGCGCCGGGAAATGGGCAAGGCCGCGAACTGTCTCATGCGGGCGTACCGACAATGCGCTACCCCTGATTGGGCATGGTTTGAAGACCTGTTGACCTACGACAACGCCGCGCTGCCACATGCCCTGTTTGTTGCCTCTGAAACGCTGGGGAACAAGATTTATCGTGAAACGGCCCTCGAGTCCTGCCGCTTCCTCATCGGGGCGACCTTCACCGGCAATCACTTTTCTTTCGTAGGTTGCAATGGCTGGTATCCCAAAGGTGCGGAAAAGGCCCGCTTTGATCAGCAACCCATTGAAGCGACATCCACTGTGCGCATGTTGCGCGAGGCATTCGCGGCCACAGGGGACGTCTCCTTTATCAAGCTGATGCGCAAAGCGTTCAACTGGTTCTTTGGCCACAACGATGCGAGTGTCGCCCTGTTCGACTTCAGATCACGGGGTTGCTACGATGGCCTGACCCCGGACGGCGTCAACCTGAATCAGGGCGCGGAAAGCCTGATCAGCTACATGCTAGCGTACCTGAGCATAGAGGAAGAGCAGAACGCAGTCCCCGCCGTTAAGGCCGCAAATGTGTAA
- a CDS encoding glycosyltransferase: MKPIVIISSWPPRLCGIATFAEEAREFIQKHNPTRKVLVICHTDGSGDGVFPLIDMTRHGWWKPVVKKIKELDPSVVHIEHEYGLYEFYDEHGAGDTNAGFLALLKAIQDYPIVVEPHTVHGRLRDAEANFIFQLCKLADVVMFKCAYQKWRLHWTFDSFEWTMPRNIMIVPHGARPDRRWPVEKVPELRAELGLDRACCLGPHLVGLVGWIQANKRWDILISMWRDIAIEIKRCTGEEWDLLAAGAMRDPRDLSNYEKYKSEVELLEREGLAHYYEFVPRGDIYYKVMAVCDFIVLPSQDETQSGTLARIIALNKPYITTAPMEGLTSQTLESEGGLMFTTKKMLKEKVIRLACSEELRMKLGSNLRRYLDEVVSWDVVVKQYNKAYRLARKAKRTGKTPELPMEFE, from the coding sequence ATGAAGCCAATCGTCATCATTTCCAGCTGGCCGCCGAGACTGTGCGGTATAGCCACCTTTGCCGAAGAGGCGCGTGAGTTCATCCAAAAACATAATCCTACCCGCAAAGTGCTTGTGATCTGCCATACTGACGGCTCTGGTGACGGCGTCTTTCCCCTGATTGACATGACGCGGCACGGCTGGTGGAAGCCAGTGGTGAAAAAGATCAAGGAACTTGACCCCTCTGTCGTTCACATCGAGCATGAATATGGCCTCTATGAATTTTACGACGAACACGGCGCAGGCGACACAAACGCCGGTTTTCTGGCCTTGCTTAAGGCCATCCAGGACTATCCCATCGTGGTAGAACCGCACACGGTGCATGGCCGTTTGCGCGACGCAGAGGCCAATTTCATCTTTCAGTTGTGCAAGCTCGCTGATGTGGTGATGTTCAAGTGCGCCTACCAGAAATGGCGGCTCCATTGGACCTTCGATAGCTTCGAATGGACGATGCCACGCAACATCATGATCGTGCCGCATGGCGCTCGACCCGATCGGCGCTGGCCGGTAGAAAAGGTACCTGAGCTGCGCGCCGAACTAGGGCTGGACCGAGCGTGCTGCCTCGGCCCCCACCTGGTTGGTCTGGTCGGGTGGATCCAAGCGAACAAGCGCTGGGACATCCTGATATCCATGTGGCGGGACATCGCCATTGAAATCAAGCGCTGCACCGGCGAGGAGTGGGATCTACTGGCGGCCGGCGCCATGCGCGATCCCCGTGACCTGTCGAACTACGAAAAATACAAGAGCGAGGTAGAACTGCTGGAACGCGAGGGACTGGCGCACTACTACGAGTTTGTTCCGCGCGGAGATATCTACTACAAGGTGATGGCGGTCTGCGACTTCATCGTACTGCCTTCCCAGGATGAAACACAATCCGGCACCCTGGCACGTATCATCGCCCTGAACAAGCCCTATATCACCACGGCACCGATGGAGGGGCTGACCTCACAGACACTGGAAAGTGAAGGCGGCCTCATGTTTACCACGAAGAAGATGCTGAAGGAGAAGGTCATCCGCCTGGCCTGCTCCGAGGAACTGCGCATGAAGCTTGGCAGTAACCTCCGGCGCTACCTGGATGAGGTGGTATCATGGGACGTGGTGGTCAAACAGTACAACAAGGCCTACCGCCTAGCCCGCAAGGCGAAGCGAACAGGGAAAACGCCGGAACTGCCCATGGAGTTCGAATGA